From the Wolbachia endosymbiont (group B) of Protocalliphora azurea genome, one window contains:
- the lpdA gene encoding dihydrolipoyl dehydrogenase produces MNEYDITVIGSGPGGYIAAIRAAQLGFKTAIVEKEENLGGICLNWGCIPTKSLLRASEVYRLIRRSEEFGIKVKDTSFDIQSIVKYSRNVVDKLSSGVEYLMKKNNIKVHQGFGKLAGNRTIKILNDKKEEEISSKHIILATGVRARNLPGIEVDGDLIWNAQHAMTPKKLPKSLLIIGSGAIGIEFASFYSTLGVDVTIIEVKDTILPLEDKDISNLAQEIFTKQRIKIYTNSSVKALTKNKDFAQVLLSSGESKEFDRVIVAVGVQANTENIGLENTKIKLSSSGFIETNEWYETSESSVYAIGDVAGPPCLAHKASHEAVICVEKIAGKNAHKLKKECIPNCTYSHPQVASVGLTEEQAIKSGYDIKVGKFHSNFNGKSIALSETEGLVKTIIDKKTGELLGSHMIGAEVTELISNFALAKQLEGTDFDIKSTIFPHPTISEMIHESVLAADGESLNS; encoded by the coding sequence ATGAATGAGTATGATATTACAGTTATAGGCAGCGGTCCTGGTGGTTATATAGCAGCAATTAGGGCGGCGCAGCTTGGGTTTAAAACTGCAATTGTTGAAAAGGAGGAAAATTTGGGTGGTATATGCTTAAATTGGGGATGTATACCAACAAAATCGCTACTTAGAGCGTCTGAAGTTTATAGATTAATAAGAAGATCAGAAGAATTTGGCATAAAAGTAAAGGATACAAGTTTTGATATACAATCAATAGTGAAATATTCAAGGAACGTTGTTGATAAGCTATCAAGTGGTGTTGAGTATTTGATGAAAAAAAATAACATCAAAGTCCATCAAGGCTTCGGTAAACTTGCAGGTAATCGTACTATAAAAATTCTTAATGACAAAAAGGAGGAGGAAATTTCTTCCAAGCATATCATTTTAGCAACAGGTGTAAGGGCAAGAAATCTTCCTGGAATCGAAGTAGATGGAGATTTAATATGGAATGCGCAGCACGCTATGACTCCAAAGAAGTTACCAAAATCTCTACTAATCATAGGTTCTGGTGCGATAGGAATAGAGTTTGCAAGTTTTTATAGTACTTTGGGAGTTGATGTAACAATTATAGAAGTAAAAGACACTATTTTGCCGCTGGAAGATAAAGATATTTCAAATTTAGCACAAGAAATATTCACAAAACAAAGGATAAAAATATATACAAACAGTAGCGTAAAAGCTTTGACTAAAAATAAAGACTTTGCTCAAGTGTTACTAAGTAGTGGTGAGAGCAAAGAATTTGATAGGGTGATTGTTGCAGTTGGCGTTCAAGCAAACACTGAAAATATAGGTTTAGAAAATACAAAAATTAAGTTGAGTTCTTCTGGTTTCATTGAAACGAATGAGTGGTATGAAACAAGTGAATCAAGTGTGTATGCAATAGGTGATGTAGCTGGTCCCCCATGTTTAGCGCATAAAGCAAGTCATGAAGCTGTAATCTGTGTTGAGAAAATTGCCGGTAAAAATGCTCATAAGTTAAAAAAAGAGTGCATACCAAATTGCACTTACTCTCATCCGCAAGTAGCAAGCGTTGGCCTTACTGAGGAACAGGCAATAAAAAGTGGATACGATATAAAAGTAGGAAAATTTCACTCCAACTTTAATGGTAAATCTATTGCACTAAGTGAAACTGAAGGTTTAGTGAAAACAATTATAGACAAAAAAACAGGCGAACTTCTGGGTAGCCACATGATAGGTGCGGAAGTAACAGAGTTAATTAGCAATTTTGCTCTTGCAAAGCAACTAGAAGGAACAGACTTCGACATAAAATCTACGATTTTTCCTCATCCAACCATTTCAGAGATGATACATGAGTCAGTACTTGCTGCAGATGGTGAATCGCTGAATAGTTGA
- a CDS encoding UDP-N-acetylglucosamine--N-acetylmuramyl-(pentapeptide) pyrophosphoryl-undecaprenol N-acetylglucosamine transferase, which translates to MTIILATGGTGGHVFPAITLAKALKVQGHNCILFTDQKTINIESYILPLCKPSGNKLKFLFLLMYSCVLALYQTRKLKPKLIIGFGSYASFPTLLAAKILSIPIVLHEQNTVLGRVNRFFFKSAKLIATSFPETKYAEGSKCVFTGNFVDIEAQGYSRAETVLNVLIIAGSQGANFFDDVVSSVICDLPVEVKERIRVTQQCTKKNINKVKSLYKSEGIDCELSEFFDDMENKLANAHLVISRAGATSIAEITLAERPAVYIPYPHSKDNHQFYNAKHIEDSGAAVMVEQNSNAKKNLGELLVDLLQNCQKLRDMANNTKKTRIRNGVTEFIKAIAQELS; encoded by the coding sequence ATGACTATTATTCTAGCAACAGGCGGTACAGGTGGGCATGTTTTTCCAGCTATAACCTTAGCAAAAGCACTAAAGGTACAAGGGCACAATTGTATATTATTCACTGATCAAAAAACCATCAATATAGAAAGTTATATTTTACCATTGTGCAAGCCAAGTGGCAACAAATTGAAGTTTCTCTTTTTGTTAATGTATAGTTGTGTATTAGCACTGTATCAAACGAGAAAATTAAAACCAAAGCTAATCATTGGTTTTGGTAGCTACGCTTCTTTTCCAACTCTTCTTGCAGCAAAGATTCTTTCTATACCTATAGTTTTACATGAACAAAACACAGTTTTAGGGAGAGTAAATAGATTCTTTTTCAAGAGTGCAAAATTAATTGCAACTAGCTTTCCAGAGACTAAGTATGCAGAAGGTAGTAAATGCGTTTTTACAGGAAATTTTGTCGATATAGAAGCACAAGGCTATTCTAGAGCTGAAACAGTTTTAAACGTGTTAATAATAGCAGGCAGTCAGGGTGCAAATTTTTTTGATGATGTAGTGAGCAGCGTAATTTGTGATCTACCTGTTGAAGTAAAAGAGAGGATTAGAGTAACGCAGCAATGTACGAAGAAAAATATAAACAAGGTCAAGAGTCTATACAAAAGTGAAGGAATTGATTGTGAGTTAAGTGAGTTTTTCGATGATATGGAAAATAAACTGGCCAATGCTCATTTGGTAATTAGCAGAGCGGGGGCAACTTCAATAGCAGAGATTACTCTTGCTGAGCGTCCTGCTGTATATATTCCTTATCCTCACTCAAAAGATAACCATCAATTTTATAATGCAAAACATATTGAAGATTCGGGAGCAGCTGTAATGGTTGAGCAAAATAGTAACGCGAAAAAGAATCTAGGAGAGTTGCTAGTTGATTTATTGCAAAATTGTCAAAAATTGCGTGATATGGCTAATAATACTAAGAAAACAAGAATAAGGAATGGAGTTACTGAATTTATTAAGGCAATAGCTCAAGAACTTAGTTGA
- the gshB gene encoding glutathione synthase, with amino-acid sequence MKVAFQMDENINFETDTTFALIKEAQRRKHEIFVYVPNNLALKLNQSIALAQKVSVDDFGFTSKEDVTIDLNEMDIILIRQDPPFDMRYITTTYILEKTTALVINNPTEIRNCPEKLITSLFLELIPPTLITENISMIRNFCHDYQDIILKPLYSYGGNDVIRIQDQNSIQVVVDLMIAKYECPVIAQAFCKKINTDKRILLLDGKPIGVMKRVPKSSGEIRTNMRLGASFESIEMNDRDTEICNKIGPELKKRGLIFVGIDIIDDFLLEINTTSPTGVVYINKLYSKSLEKELWDAFEEKAIRQLSS; translated from the coding sequence ATGAAAGTAGCTTTTCAAATGGATGAAAATATAAATTTTGAAACTGATACTACATTTGCATTAATAAAAGAAGCGCAGAGGAGAAAGCACGAAATTTTTGTCTATGTTCCTAATAATCTAGCACTCAAGTTAAATCAGTCAATTGCTCTTGCTCAGAAAGTCAGCGTTGATGATTTTGGTTTTACTTCTAAAGAAGATGTAACTATAGATTTGAATGAAATGGATATCATACTTATCAGGCAGGACCCACCTTTTGATATGCGGTACATTACAACAACCTATATCTTAGAAAAGACTACTGCGTTAGTAATAAATAATCCAACAGAAATAAGAAACTGTCCTGAAAAATTAATTACTTCACTATTTCTAGAGCTAATTCCTCCAACTTTGATCACTGAAAATATATCGATGATTAGAAATTTTTGTCACGACTATCAAGATATCATCTTGAAACCACTATATAGCTATGGAGGAAATGACGTAATAAGAATACAAGACCAAAATAGCATTCAAGTGGTAGTCGATCTCATGATTGCAAAATATGAATGTCCTGTAATTGCACAAGCATTTTGTAAAAAGATAAATACAGATAAAAGAATACTGCTACTGGATGGAAAGCCAATAGGAGTAATGAAGCGAGTTCCAAAGTCTAGCGGAGAAATCAGAACAAATATGAGGCTTGGAGCAAGTTTTGAATCTATTGAAATGAATGATAGAGACACTGAAATATGTAATAAAATCGGTCCTGAGCTAAAGAAAAGAGGGCTAATATTTGTTGGTATTGATATTATAGATGACTTCCTTCTTGAAATTAACACAACTTCGCCTACGGGAGTAGTTTATATCAATAAGTTGTATAGTAAATCACTAGAAAAAGAACTATGGGATGCATTTGAAGAAAAAGCAATTCGTCAACTAAGTTCTTGA
- the bcp gene encoding thioredoxin-dependent thiol peroxidase: MELTVGNNAPDFSLPTDSGEILSLSEFFDKKNVVLYFYPKDDTPGCTMEAKGFRDNIENFSSFDTVIIGVSKDSVKCHANFKAKYSLPFSLVSDENAEMLEKYGVWVEKSMFGKKYMGIERTTFLIDKKGKVVKIWKNVKVSGHVDEVLEEVRRI, encoded by the coding sequence ATGGAATTAACAGTAGGAAATAATGCACCTGATTTTAGTTTGCCAACAGATTCTGGCGAAATTTTATCGCTGAGTGAATTTTTTGATAAAAAAAATGTAGTCCTTTATTTTTATCCTAAAGACGATACTCCGGGCTGCACAATGGAGGCAAAAGGCTTTAGAGACAATATAGAAAATTTCTCTTCTTTTGACACAGTGATAATTGGTGTATCAAAAGATAGCGTTAAGTGCCACGCTAACTTCAAAGCAAAATATTCTCTGCCATTTTCTTTAGTTTCTGATGAAAATGCTGAAATGTTGGAAAAGTATGGTGTTTGGGTAGAGAAAAGTATGTTTGGCAAAAAGTATATGGGAATAGAGCGCACTACTTTTTTAATAGATAAAAAAGGTAAAGTAGTGAAGATCTGGAAAAACGTAAAAGTTAGTGGACATGTTGATGAGGTTCTAGAAGAAGTAAGGAGAATATAA
- the recF gene encoding DNA replication/repair protein RecF (All proteins in this family for which functions are known are DNA-binding proteins that assist the filamentation of RecA onto DNA for the initiation of recombination or recombinational repair.), with translation MTTHCYIKKLKLYNFRSHSNFELDLDDRPVVVTGKNGIGKTNILEAISLLAKSNGMKKAKINEMQNRRSNESWVVYYDFFNGAELNSIGIGKNLNKKLIQIDGKTQSSYSSLYRISNVIWLIPQMDYILLNSPSDRLKFLDRIVSLFEENYTYCYMKYRKAKHERSKLLRENILDESWLSSLENVMATNAIDILRMRSSVLKILQDTIDNHSCEFFPKASLKFSSQLTLNDTAEYFQNRLKENREKDSLTGRVTFSVHNDNFWVFCQKGDMPINLCSTGEQKLLLLSIILSSVKARCIHYNKAPLLLLDDIMSHLDKDYRKVLMEEVLSIQCQTWITDVNQDNFNNYLCSFKFFELSSK, from the coding sequence ATGACTACCCATTGCTATATAAAAAAACTGAAATTATATAACTTTCGTAGTCATTCAAACTTTGAACTGGATTTAGATGATAGACCAGTTGTAGTAACTGGCAAAAATGGTATTGGAAAAACTAATATACTTGAAGCAATCTCATTGCTTGCTAAAAGCAACGGAATGAAAAAAGCAAAAATCAATGAGATGCAAAATAGGCGCAGTAATGAAAGTTGGGTAGTGTATTATGATTTTTTCAATGGAGCAGAGCTTAACTCAATTGGTATAGGAAAGAATCTTAATAAGAAATTAATACAAATTGATGGGAAAACGCAGTCAAGCTACTCATCTTTGTATAGAATATCTAATGTAATATGGCTAATTCCACAAATGGACTATATTCTTCTTAATTCTCCAAGTGACAGGTTAAAATTTTTAGACCGTATAGTTTCACTATTTGAAGAAAATTACACCTATTGCTACATGAAATATAGAAAAGCTAAGCATGAGCGAAGTAAATTGCTTAGAGAGAATATTTTGGACGAAAGTTGGCTCTCTAGTCTTGAAAACGTCATGGCTACCAATGCAATTGATATTTTACGTATGCGATCATCTGTTTTAAAGATATTACAAGACACAATTGATAACCATTCTTGTGAGTTTTTTCCAAAGGCAAGTTTGAAATTTAGCAGTCAGCTAACTTTGAACGATACTGCAGAATATTTTCAGAATCGTCTAAAGGAAAACAGAGAAAAAGACTCATTAACTGGTAGAGTAACCTTTTCTGTACATAATGATAATTTTTGGGTTTTTTGCCAAAAAGGGGACATGCCAATAAATCTTTGTTCTACTGGAGAGCAAAAGCTATTACTGCTTTCTATCATCTTATCTAGTGTAAAAGCAAGGTGTATTCATTACAATAAAGCACCTCTTCTTCTGCTTGACGATATAATGTCGCATCTGGATAAAGATTACAGAAAGGTGTTAATGGAGGAGGTGTTAAGCATTCAATGTCAAACTTGGATAACCGATGTAAATCAAGATAATTTCAATAACTATCTTTGCTCTTTCAAGTTTTTTGAATTATCAAGTAAATAA
- a CDS encoding aspartate kinase: MNKIIIKKFGGTSLTDLNRVANLIKNDIEKGYNVIAVVSAAAGFTDQMAFQARQISNLNCRQELSEYDVLLSAGEQISCGLLAITLLSVGVNAKSWLAWQLPIVTDNFYSESKIKKIKIDHVKRSFAEGYTAAIIAGFQGIHDDRITTFGRGGSDISAIAFAVVFGIRTCEIFTDIDGIYTADPKIVPRARKLKSISYNEILEMSSSGAKILHNRSVQLAMKHNIKVQVLSTFEEVEGTTVLHEKDVLERYLITGITYSTHEALVTFTNFANTLDTLRDIAGANVKVDMIHGSSFLISKFDVDLMTKLLNKNENYVVNNNIAKISIIGIGVMSNTEVMYRTLKVLSEKKIEILAVTMSEIKISIVVQKKHAEALIRDLHTEYELDV; this comes from the coding sequence ATGAACAAAATAATAATAAAAAAATTTGGTGGTACTTCGCTAACTGACTTAAATCGAGTTGCAAATCTAATAAAAAACGATATTGAAAAAGGTTATAATGTAATTGCTGTTGTATCTGCTGCTGCAGGATTCACTGACCAAATGGCTTTTCAAGCCAGGCAAATTTCAAATTTAAATTGTAGACAAGAGTTATCAGAGTATGATGTCCTGCTTTCAGCAGGAGAACAAATCTCTTGCGGGTTATTAGCTATCACTCTTCTGTCTGTTGGAGTTAATGCTAAATCATGGCTCGCCTGGCAGTTACCAATTGTAACGGATAATTTTTATTCTGAGTCTAAAATAAAAAAGATAAAAATTGACCATGTAAAAAGATCTTTTGCTGAGGGTTATACTGCTGCAATCATTGCTGGTTTTCAGGGTATACACGATGATAGAATCACTACTTTTGGTAGAGGAGGATCTGATATCTCAGCAATTGCCTTTGCTGTAGTCTTTGGTATTAGGACTTGTGAAATTTTTACTGATATTGACGGAATATATACAGCAGACCCAAAAATTGTTCCAAGGGCACGCAAGCTTAAATCTATCTCTTACAATGAAATATTGGAGATGTCGTCATCTGGTGCTAAAATATTGCATAATCGTTCAGTACAACTTGCAATGAAGCATAATATTAAGGTGCAAGTGTTATCCACTTTTGAGGAAGTAGAAGGCACTACAGTACTACACGAAAAAGATGTACTGGAAAGATACTTAATTACTGGAATAACTTATAGCACTCACGAAGCTCTTGTAACTTTTACTAACTTTGCAAATACTCTGGATACTTTAAGAGATATAGCAGGAGCAAACGTTAAAGTTGACATGATACATGGGTCAAGCTTTTTGATTTCTAAATTTGATGTTGATTTAATGACAAAGTTATTGAACAAAAATGAAAATTATGTCGTAAACAATAATATAGCTAAAATTTCAATAATTGGTATTGGTGTTATGTCTAACACTGAAGTGATGTATCGCACACTCAAGGTTTTAAGCGAAAAAAAGATAGAAATACTTGCTGTCACAATGTCCGAAATCAAGATCAGTATAGTTGTTCAAAAAAAACACGCTGAGGCTTTAATTAGAGATTTACATACCGAATATGAGCTTGATGTATGA
- a CDS encoding monovalent cation:proton antiporter-2 (CPA2) family protein gives MHSGSQHLFDIIILLSAAVFIVIAFWKMNISPVLGYFVAGALIGSHGFNLIHSVEVMDNFAEFGVVFLLFIIGLELTFERLIAMRRHVFGFGSLQVIVTMIAIWCIALAFGVNTNMAAVIGGGLALSSTAIVLQVLQEKGSQASQVGRLSIAVLLMQDFAVVPLIVLVPLLTGNSEHSLISSLAGSLVQAAIALVLIFVTGRLLLRPLFSVIAKMESNEIFISTTLLIILGSAFITEQFHLSMALGAFVAGLLVAETEHRNSVEHAVLPFKDLFLGLFFMTVGMSIDIDLLLNKLPLVTLLSIILIVLKTSIIYTLCRFFGFRSAPAIQAGLLLAQGGEFAFILFRLADELDVLSSEIAQVLMMVTTVTMAFTPLLSGIGDWIANSFSTEKIILDDEAIETDTQDLYNHVIVAGFGRVGYMVTKMLTAEHLSYVVVDIQSKIVKEGKNDSFPIYLGDATRYEILKSVGIERAQALVVSIKNEVTIKKIVSLVATNFPHVNIIIRLPDLNNVEVYKDLGASKIIPETSEIGLQLGGAALSLSGISESGVTSLKGKFRKGNYSMLKDLGSDKDE, from the coding sequence ATGCACAGCGGCTCTCAGCATTTGTTTGATATTATAATCTTACTTTCCGCTGCTGTGTTTATAGTCATAGCGTTTTGGAAAATGAATATTAGTCCAGTGCTTGGTTACTTTGTTGCAGGTGCATTGATTGGTTCTCATGGATTTAATCTGATACATTCAGTTGAAGTAATGGATAACTTTGCAGAGTTTGGCGTAGTTTTCCTATTGTTCATTATAGGTCTTGAATTGACATTTGAACGCCTTATCGCTATGCGTAGGCATGTGTTTGGGTTTGGTTCCCTTCAAGTTATAGTTACCATGATAGCAATATGGTGCATTGCTCTTGCCTTTGGAGTAAATACAAACATGGCAGCAGTTATTGGTGGTGGACTTGCACTATCCTCAACAGCAATAGTGTTGCAGGTTCTGCAAGAAAAGGGTTCTCAAGCAAGCCAAGTTGGTAGATTGTCAATAGCAGTGCTACTAATGCAGGACTTTGCAGTGGTACCTCTAATAGTACTAGTGCCCCTGCTTACTGGCAATTCTGAACACAGCTTAATAAGCTCGTTGGCAGGCTCATTAGTGCAAGCAGCTATTGCATTGGTGTTGATATTTGTAACTGGTAGGTTATTACTGAGGCCATTGTTTTCGGTTATTGCCAAAATGGAGAGTAATGAAATCTTTATATCAACAACACTTCTGATAATATTAGGATCAGCATTTATTACTGAACAATTTCATTTATCAATGGCATTAGGCGCATTTGTTGCTGGGTTACTAGTTGCAGAAACAGAACACAGGAATTCGGTAGAACATGCAGTATTGCCATTTAAAGACTTATTTCTTGGTTTATTCTTTATGACTGTTGGCATGTCTATTGATATTGACCTTTTACTCAATAAGTTACCACTCGTTACTTTATTATCAATTATCCTTATCGTTTTAAAGACGTCCATTATATATACATTGTGTAGATTTTTTGGATTTAGAAGTGCACCTGCAATACAAGCTGGATTACTGCTTGCACAAGGCGGTGAATTTGCATTTATTTTATTCCGTTTAGCAGATGAATTAGATGTACTATCAAGTGAAATCGCTCAAGTGCTTATGATGGTAACTACAGTAACTATGGCTTTTACTCCTCTTTTATCGGGAATTGGAGACTGGATAGCAAATTCATTTAGCACTGAAAAAATAATACTAGACGATGAAGCAATCGAAACAGACACACAAGATCTTTATAACCACGTAATAGTTGCCGGGTTTGGTAGAGTGGGATATATGGTAACGAAAATGCTTACTGCAGAGCATTTAAGTTATGTTGTTGTAGATATTCAATCAAAAATAGTGAAAGAAGGAAAAAATGACAGTTTCCCTATATATCTTGGAGATGCTACAAGATATGAAATTTTAAAATCAGTAGGAATAGAAAGAGCTCAAGCTCTTGTGGTTTCAATAAAGAACGAAGTCACTATAAAGAAAATAGTTTCTCTAGTTGCAACAAACTTCCCACATGTAAATATTATAATACGTTTACCAGATTTGAATAATGTGGAGGTTTATAAAGATCTAGGGGCTAGTAAAATTATTCCCGAGACGTCTGAGATTGGATTGCAGCTAGGTGGAGCAGCATTAAGCTTAAGTGGAATTAGCGAAAGCGGAGTTACATCTTTAAAAGGTAAATTTAGAAAAGGCAACTACAGTATGTTAAAAGACCTTGGTAGTGATAAAGATGAATAA
- a CDS encoding thioredoxin family protein, whose amino-acid sequence MVTLDTPKIDLDFTAKNFNLLGVDNKYYTLSDCYGENGLIVMFICNHCPYVQSIISNLVSDVNLLKKDYQVNTVAIMPNDVNKYPEDSFENMINFAEKNKFTFPYLIDSNQEVAKEYGAVCTPDFFGFNADLKLRYRGRFNNAKKEKVQNYEIGSSDLFQAMKFIAKTSNLPIDQKSSIGCSIKWSNSTG is encoded by the coding sequence ATGGTTACGCTAGACACTCCTAAGATAGATTTAGACTTTACTGCAAAGAATTTCAATCTCTTGGGAGTGGATAACAAATATTATACATTAAGTGACTGCTATGGGGAAAATGGTCTTATTGTAATGTTTATATGCAATCACTGTCCTTACGTTCAATCAATTATTAGCAATCTAGTAAGCGATGTTAATTTGTTGAAAAAAGATTATCAGGTAAACACCGTTGCAATCATGCCAAATGATGTGAATAAGTACCCAGAAGACTCCTTTGAAAACATGATTAATTTTGCAGAGAAAAATAAGTTTACATTTCCATATTTAATTGACAGTAACCAAGAAGTAGCTAAAGAGTATGGTGCTGTTTGTACCCCTGATTTCTTTGGGTTTAACGCTGATTTAAAACTTCGTTATCGTGGACGTTTTAACAATGCAAAAAAAGAGAAAGTTCAAAATTATGAAATAGGAAGTAGTGATTTATTTCAAGCGATGAAATTTATTGCAAAAACTAGCAATCTTCCAATTGACCAAAAATCAAGTATTGGTTGTTCAATAAAATGGTCTAATTCTACAGGTTAA
- the tmk gene encoding dTMP kinase: MFITFEGIDGSGKTTQSELLANYFKQIHGENNVVLTREPGGTDFAEKIRGSLLKDNIDPISELLLFTSMRYEHMKELILPALKEGKTVICDRFIDSTIAYQGYGLGVDLSLIRDLHKLVEIKYPDITFILDIDVQVGLSRAKDKNKYEEMSIDFYHKIRKGFQEIAIKESNRCNVITGIADKDNNKVYSEIIDVIRKKKKGMQPL; encoded by the coding sequence ATGTTCATAACCTTCGAAGGAATAGATGGTTCTGGTAAAACAACACAGTCTGAGTTACTTGCAAATTATTTCAAGCAAATTCACGGTGAAAATAATGTCGTATTGACTAGAGAACCAGGTGGTACTGATTTTGCAGAAAAAATAAGAGGATCACTACTTAAGGATAATATTGATCCCATCTCTGAACTTTTATTATTTACCTCAATGAGATATGAACATATGAAAGAATTAATACTACCAGCTCTTAAAGAGGGAAAGACAGTTATTTGTGATCGATTTATCGATTCAACTATTGCGTATCAAGGGTATGGACTAGGTGTTGACTTGAGTCTAATAAGAGACTTACACAAATTAGTGGAAATTAAATATCCAGATATCACATTTATTTTAGATATTGATGTTCAAGTTGGACTCAGCAGAGCAAAGGATAAAAATAAGTATGAAGAAATGAGCATTGATTTCTATCATAAAATTCGAAAAGGATTTCAAGAAATAGCTATAAAAGAATCTAATAGATGTAATGTTATTACTGGAATTGCAGATAAAGACAACAATAAAGTGTATAGTGAAATTATTGATGTAATAAGAAAAAAGAAAAAAGGCATGCAGCCGCTATAA